The genomic DNA CTCGAGGATGCAAGGCAATCCGGATGAGTCGAGGCGACTCTACTTGAAGCTGAATTACTACATCGCGCTGGGAGTCACACCCGTCTACGCCGCGGGGCTACTATTTGCGGATCCGCTCATTCCAATCTTGCTGGGCGAGAAGTGGCGGTCCATCATCCCGCTTTTTCGGATGCTGTGCGTTATGAACTTCTTTTTGAATATCAGCGATCTTAACAACACTGTTCATACGGCGCAGGGGAGGCCACGGTGGCGGCTCTACTATATGCTAGTATCGGTAACGGTAATGCCGGCGCTCATCCTGGTGGCGGCACTCTATGGGTTCGAATTTGTAGGGATTCCATGGATCACGGTCTTTCCGTTGATCTGTGTTGGCTGGATACTGATTAGCTTGAGAAAACTGGAGATCAGGTATGGAGAGTATCTGCGAATCTTTGCGGTTCCATCGGGCGCGACGATGGCCATGGCCACAGGCGTCTTTGTTCTTAGGAAGCTGCCGGGATGGCCTGGTTCGCGTCCTTACGGCGGCGCCGCTGTGTTGGCGATTGAGATACTTTTCGCCGGTGCTATCTTTTTGGTTACCGTTGCCGTTACCGATAGGCGGGCATTCGACGGGATGATGGCCCTCGTCCGTCCTAAGCTGGAACGAACGCCACCGGAAGAGGCCGACGCGGGCTAGTGTAGTGTTCCACAACACTGGCAGGAAGCAAGGATATAGGAAGAGCGGAGCGCTTCTTGGCACAGACCGTTCGCGATGACTTGATAGATTTCTTGCGAGGTCTGGCCATCTGTGACATGGTGCTTGTACATTATGCGAGGTATGGCCCACGGTTACTCAACAAGGTGGTTGTCTATCACGATAGCGCTCTGGAAGGTTTTCTCCTTTGCTCGGGGTATAGCGTTGGTGTCTATGTCAGGACGGTCTATCTCAAATCGTCAGGGACCGCAACGAGGACTCTTCTCACGCAGGCTCTACGGCTGGTAAGCGTTCAATACCTTCTTATCGTGACTGCAAGTCTACCCAACTGGCTCGTTCGCGAGTCGTCCACTCAGGGATCCGAGATTGTGCGCTTTCTTGCCCGCTCCGTCCTTTTCCAGAATCAGATCGGGCTCATGCACATACTACCGCTCTTTGTGCCGCTCTTCCTTGCGAGCCCAATTCTGCTGGCGCTCGAAAAGAGATGGCATTTCGGGCCAATTCTCGTAATCTCCGCCCTGCTATTTGTATGGGGTTCTGAACGGCCGATCGTGTACGGCGACCCGGCGATCTTTCCCGTGCTGCTATGGCAAACTTACTTTGTCATCGGCTTCGGCGTTGGTGTTTGGGCCACGAGAGTAGCGAAGACGATACCGTGGAGTTCGCACAAGACGCCGTTCCATGCGTTCGGAGTCCTGATGTTGGCCCTAGCTATAAGGCATCTTCGGGTCGCGCCACACCTCGTTGAATGGAAGTCACTTAGCGCTAGTTTAGGAGAGTTCAGCAGATTTCCGCTGAATGTGACAGGGTTGCTCTATGGATGCGCCGTCTGGTTCTTCGTGGCGGCGATCGCATCCTGGGCATGGAGTGTGATCTCGGAGTATTCAGCTACCAAGGCCGTTGCCCTTGCTGGCAGATATAGTCTTTTGGTGTTCTTTATTCACGTTCTGTTTCTGAAGTACCTGGAATTGTTTCGGTTACGTTTGGACGATGGGAATTCCTACCTTGCCTATTCATGGTTCGCCGCTAATTGTCTGGCGACCTTGCTGCTCCTCTACTGGTATGAGTCGCGGGGGCGGAGCGTCGCGGGAGGGATCTTTGCCTGGCTATTCGGCAAGCCAAAAATGCCAAGAATGGCACCGTGATCCATTGTCATCGGCAGGTTCGTCATATCGCTCACGTGTGCCTGGTGGCGAGGCCGAACCCGAGTCGGCGGAAGCGACTCGCCTCGCGCCAATAGGAGCGATGCCTTGGAGCGACTTGACGACTGCGATAGCCCGACCCCGGTGTGGTCTTGTCGGCCCGTCGCGGGGCCAATCTTGAGATAGATCCATGGAAAAGGCCGTGCTTCTGTTGTGGCTGTTGCACCTATTCGATTTTCAGTGGCTAGTATGCCACTGGATTCCGGGACTTTCCATACTGAAGTCAATCCCTACGATCTTCACCTTTCTGTTGCTAGCTTACATGTTCCTCAGTAGGGGCGTCAGCGTCGGAAGCAAGACCGTCCTCGCTTTCTTGGCTGTCATCTTAATGAGTTCATTCTTTGCGGAGAACACGGGACGTGCACGCGTGCTAATTCGACAGATGGCAGTAGTGTACTCCCTTCTGATACTCGTGCTCACATACATTCAAAGCGAAACGAACATCAGGACATTCTTCCGTATCTATCATGCATACATCGCATATATGGCCTGCTGGGGTCTCTTCGCGGGGGGCAAAGTTCCCTGGCACTACCTGCTCAATGAGGAGGACTCGTTCGGCCCACTGATGTGCATCGGCGCATCCATATGCTTCAGTTCTGCCAGGGCGGCCCGGCCAGGCAATGAAAGAAGATTCCTTCAGTCATCTGCCCTTTTGTCGGTCGCCGGGGTTGTTGCATCGTTTGCCCGCGGGGCTTTTGTGTCGTTGGTACTGACGATGACGCTGTGGGTGCGAGGAGCGAGAAAGAAGTGGGCCGCATTGTCGTCCTTGGCGATCGCGGTCGCGACCATTCTACTTGCGGCAAGGCTCATATTCCCCAACAATGAATACTGGGAGGAGATGAAGACGATCAGTCATGGGACGTCTCAGGGGACTGGCCATGACAGAAAGGTGCTCTGGGGCGTTGCGTGGTTGGAGTTCATCGATCACCCGCTCTTGGGAGTGGGACCCTATAACTTCGGAGTCAGGGCGCCCGAGTACATTGTTCGTCTGGAGGATGCCGGTCATTACACCGATCCGGGTCGCATTTGGGGGCGAGCCTTGCACAATGGATACTTTCAAGTTCTTTCGGAGTTGGGTGTCTTCGGGGTGATCGCATTCTTGGGAATCCTTGTGGACTTCCTTCGATCAAACACTAAAGGGAGGGTTTGTGTCGCAACAACCGCCACGGACGGCGAAGAAGGCCACAGAATCGCCGGCTTCGAGGCGGTGTCGCTGCTTCGCGGCGCGCTTTTCGGCATGATCGCGCTTCTCTTGAACTTAGTCTTCTTTGACATTCTATATTATGGGTGGTTGTTTGACATCTATTTGCTGAACGCCGTGGTCACCAGACATTTGGGTGTTGACTCTTCGGCGGCAGATTCGGTTCCAGGATGAGCCTCGTTCAATCGCCACCACGCATGCCTGACTGGTTCATCGTCCCTCACCGATGGACAAAGTGCTGGACTACGGTGTGCACCGGTTTCTGGGTACATCCGACTATGGCACCGGTGTGTTGATGTGAACGACTCAAACACGGCTTCGCGGCTGCCAGCCTTTCGTGCTAACAGTCTTGATCTATTGCGGTTGCTGGCGGCGGGTCAGGTCGCGTTCATGCACTCCACTGAATTGTTGGATCCACGGTTTGCTGATAGCCACCTGTGTAGACTGGTGAACTTATGGCCTGGCGTACCCGTCTTCTTCTTCATAAGCGGATTGTTAATCAGCAAGTCTTACGAGAGCGCGCAGAATGTTCGCCAATACGCGGTTAACCGTATTCTCAGAATATATCCCGCGCTGTTGATCTGTGTGTTGATCAACCTAGTGATGGTAGGCTTTACAGGGTACTTTTCGCGACAGAGCGTTTCTTGGACTGCGCTGATGGTATTGGCGGCCGCGAAGACAACCGTCGTGCAATTCTACAATCCAGACTATATGCGAGGATTCGGCGACGGAGTACTTAACGGCAGCCTGTGGACGATAACCGTCGAACTGCAGTTCTACGCATTTGTGCCGATCTTCTATGAATGTGTCAAGAGAACGCGACTCCGCTTTGGCATTGCCAGTGCGATTGTGATATCAGCATCAGTGGTGGCGAATATTCTGCTGTATTGGCTGCGCTCGGGCTACTCGGACACCCTTCTATGGAAACTGGCGAGGGTCAGTTGTGCTCCTTGGGTGTACATGTTTGTCGTGGGGATGATGGGACAGAGGTACTTCTCCCGCATCATGCCAGTTCTGATGCGAATAAACATCTGGGCGCTAATCACGACTTACTTTGCTGTGGCATACCTTGCACGCGCTGGCGGTGTGTCCTTGGACAACAGTGTTCCACCATACATGTTCGCAGTGTTGTGTGTGACGGTTCTACGTGCAGCCTATTCCTTTGAAGGATTCACCCGCATGCTCTTGAGGGGGTATGACCTTTCCTACGGACTGTACCTATGGCATATGCCCCTGGTCAACCAGTTCTTGTACCAGCAGGTCTTGGGGGGGGCGTCTGTTATCCTGTCATTATCGATATCGGTTCTGATTGCGATGCTTTCGTGGAGATTGCTCGAGAAGCCCATCCTTGGGCTAAAACGATATTCGATTCGGGCAAGTCATGCGTGATCAGGATGGGGGTGTTTGCCGGACGGCGGGAGACGCTTCGGTGACCTTGGCCAAGACAAGAGCATCTCGGTGGATCTGGATTACCTGGGAAAGGCAGCGCCGGTCGGTTGAGATGGCAAGAGCCTTGGGCTGCAAGTTGTACGTCTTCGACTACAGCGGCAGCTTTCGGTATGTGAGATGCATCTTTTCCACCTTGTTTGCATGCTTGAGGGACAGGCCGAAGATTCTGTTCGTGCAGAATCCGTCGATGGTATTGGCGGTATTTGCCGCATGCATGAGACCGCTGGGCCGATTTGCGCTTGTGGTTGATCGGCACAGTTCCTTCCGGGTCGGCAAGCAATATGTCTGTGCCCGAGATCGAAACAGGGTTCTGCGAAGACTGGTCGAGGCATGCAATTCCTACTCGATCCGAAGGGCTGATATTACGATCGTTACAAATGCATTTCTTGCGGATGTTGTGAAGCGCTATGGTGGAGTTCCTTTCATACTGCCTGACAAATTGCCGGACATAGAGTGTGCGAATCCGTTTCAAGTTGCGGTTAGAGAAGGGGCCAGAGTCCTTCTAGTGTCGTCGTTTGGACGCGATGAACCCGTAGAGGAAGCCGTCGAGGCGATGAGGATGTTGCTGAACGAAGATGTCGTCATGCATGTTTCTGGCAATTGTCGGAAGCTGAGGGATTCGGTGCTGCGCGGAGCTCCTTCGAATGTAGTCTTCACCGGCTTCATGGCAGAGGACGAATATCTCGCGACATTGTGCGCATCTGATGCCGTGATAGCGCTCACTACGTCGGACCACACGATGCTCTGTGGATGCTATGAAGCAGTGGCTGCCGGAAAGCCCCTCATTACGTCCGACAAGAAGGTGCTAGTAGACTATTTTTCAGGCGCGAGATTTGTATCTAATGAGGCGGACTCGATCCGAGAGGCGATCGTCGATGTCTTGTTCTTGAACAGGGAGAAGTATCTGGCGGAAACGAGGAAGATGCAGATAGCCCTCGCGAAGTCGTGGGGGGAACGATTCATAGGGCTGTGTCAAGTGCTGGAAGGATTACGCAGGAGCGACGAAGAGTTAGGGGATTGTGGCAACTGATAGAGGGGGTGGGCGGCCTGCTCTACGAGCTATATTCACGATTTCCTGTCTGCATGCAAAACTTGGCAGTTTCGATGTACGGATATCGGGAATGTGTCGTTCGACATGGGAAATTCTTCGAATCTGCCCGGGGCCAGATCGCCGGCAGGATGTACGTTTCCGGTCGGGCTCTGCAAGAATACCAATCCCAAGCGCTTAGGAACCTTGTGATGAGGTGCAACGAAAAAGTCCCATATTACAGAAAGATCTTTCGGAAGATCGGACTCGAGCCTAGGCAGATTCGTGGCGTCGAGGATCTGCTGAGGCTCCCTATCCTTGAGAAATCTGAATTACGGGACAATCAGAGCACCTTGGTCGCTGATGATATTCGGAAGGCGGACTTAATCGTATTGGGGACGAGCGGAACGACAGGTACGCCGCTGAGGATTTGGTGCAATACGCGAACACGAAGGCTAAACTATGCCTATTATGATAGATTTCTAAGGCAAGCGGGCATAGATTATTCGGCGCCCAGGGCGACCT from bacterium includes the following:
- the opgC gene encoding OpgC domain-containing protein; this encodes MAQTVRDDLIDFLRGLAICDMVLVHYARYGPRLLNKVVVYHDSALEGFLLCSGYSVGVYVRTVYLKSSGTATRTLLTQALRLVSVQYLLIVTASLPNWLVRESSTQGSEIVRFLARSVLFQNQIGLMHILPLFVPLFLASPILLALEKRWHFGPILVISALLFVWGSERPIVYGDPAIFPVLLWQTYFVIGFGVGVWATRVAKTIPWSSHKTPFHAFGVLMLALAIRHLRVAPHLVEWKSLSASLGEFSRFPLNVTGLLYGCAVWFFVAAIASWAWSVISEYSATKAVALAGRYSLLVFFIHVLFLKYLELFRLRLDDGNSYLAYSWFAANCLATLLLLYWYESRGRSVAGGIFAWLFGKPKMPRMAP
- a CDS encoding O-antigen ligase family protein, with product MEKAVLLLWLLHLFDFQWLVCHWIPGLSILKSIPTIFTFLLLAYMFLSRGVSVGSKTVLAFLAVILMSSFFAENTGRARVLIRQMAVVYSLLILVLTYIQSETNIRTFFRIYHAYIAYMACWGLFAGGKVPWHYLLNEEDSFGPLMCIGASICFSSARAARPGNERRFLQSSALLSVAGVVASFARGAFVSLVLTMTLWVRGARKKWAALSSLAIAVATILLAARLIFPNNEYWEEMKTISHGTSQGTGHDRKVLWGVAWLEFIDHPLLGVGPYNFGVRAPEYIVRLEDAGHYTDPGRIWGRALHNGYFQVLSELGVFGVIAFLGILVDFLRSNTKGRVCVATTATDGEEGHRIAGFEAVSLLRGALFGMIALLLNLVFFDILYYGWLFDIYLLNAVVTRHLGVDSSAADSVPG
- a CDS encoding acyltransferase is translated as MNDSNTASRLPAFRANSLDLLRLLAAGQVAFMHSTELLDPRFADSHLCRLVNLWPGVPVFFFISGLLISKSYESAQNVRQYAVNRILRIYPALLICVLINLVMVGFTGYFSRQSVSWTALMVLAAAKTTVVQFYNPDYMRGFGDGVLNGSLWTITVELQFYAFVPIFYECVKRTRLRFGIASAIVISASVVANILLYWLRSGYSDTLLWKLARVSCAPWVYMFVVGMMGQRYFSRIMPVLMRINIWALITTYFAVAYLARAGGVSLDNSVPPYMFAVLCVTVLRAAYSFEGFTRMLLRGYDLSYGLYLWHMPLVNQFLYQQVLGGASVILSLSISVLIAMLSWRLLEKPILGLKRYSIRASHA
- a CDS encoding glycosyltransferase, which encodes MTLAKTRASRWIWITWERQRRSVEMARALGCKLYVFDYSGSFRYVRCIFSTLFACLRDRPKILFVQNPSMVLAVFAACMRPLGRFALVVDRHSSFRVGKQYVCARDRNRVLRRLVEACNSYSIRRADITIVTNAFLADVVKRYGGVPFILPDKLPDIECANPFQVAVREGARVLLVSSFGRDEPVEEAVEAMRMLLNEDVVMHVSGNCRKLRDSVLRGAPSNVVFTGFMAEDEYLATLCASDAVIALTTSDHTMLCGCYEAVAAGKPLITSDKKVLVDYFSGARFVSNEADSIREAIVDVLFLNREKYLAETRKMQIALAKSWGERFIGLCQVLEGLRRSDEELGDCGN